Genomic window (Desulforapulum autotrophicum HRM2):
TTGCCCGGTTTCTATTTATCATATTTCTGGAGGTTTCAATATTAAATATTCAGATTTCAAACGCCGGTTACCAGGGAACCTTTGACCCCATTAAGCAAATTTGCAAAAAAATAGGGGAAAGTATGGCAGGAATTGTGTTAAAAAGGCAACCAAGAAAATCCGGGGCCATTTTTTAAACGGCGTCAATCCAGATAATCTATAAAAAGGATGATTGCATGGAAATCAAATCAAAACTTCCCAATGTCTCGGTAACCATATTTACCCAGATGTCACAACTTGCCATGGAACATAATGCTGTGAACCTGTCCCAGGGATTCCCTGATTTTGATGTTAACCCCGAACTTACAGCCCTTGTCAAGGCTTACATGGACAAAGGATTTAATCAATATGCGCCCATGCAGGGGATCCCGGGGCTCAGGCAAAGTATCCAAAAGAAGGTTTTCAATCTCTACGGGGCCGTGTATGACCCGGACAGTGAAATAACGGTCACCTCTGGAGGTACGGAAGCGCTTTTTGCCGCCATTACAGCCGTGGTAAATCCCGGGGATGAGGTGATCGTCATGGAACCGGCCTATGACTCCTATGTACCCGCAATTCTTTTAAACAAAGGCATTCCCGTGTTCGTGAAGATGAAGTTTCCCGACTATCGCATCGACTGGGATGAGGTCAAAGATGTTGTCACAGACAAAACCCGGCTCATTATATTGAACTCGCCCCATAACCCCACAGGCGCTGTTTTAAGTCCCCAGGATATGAAAGCCCTGGCAAATATTGTTGCCGATACCCCCATCATGATCCTGAGTGATGAAGTGTATGAACATATTGTGTTCGACGGAGTAGAACACCAAAGCATGTCCCGGTATCCTGAACTCAAGGAGCGGTCGTTTGTGGTGAGCTCCTTTGGCAAGACCTACCATAATACGGGATGGAAAATCGGCTATTGCCTGGCACCCAGACCCCTGTCAAAGCAATTTCAGCGGATTCATCAATATCTGACCTTTTCCACCATGACGCCTGTACAGTACGCCCTGGCCGACATCATGGATAAACCCAATCTCTACCTTGACCTTGCTGATTTCTATCAGAAAAAACGGGACTATTTTCTGGACCTGCTGACCGGGTCCAGATTCAGGGCCATGGCCTGTTGCGGTACCTATTTTCAGATGATGGATTATTCGGAAATATCAGACGAAAATGATATTGATTTTTCAAGGCGAATGACGGTTGAACATGGGGTGGCAGCTATTCCCCCCTCGTTTTTTTACCATGGTAACGATGATCACCGGGTGTTGAGATTCTGCTTTGCCAAAAAGGACGAAACCCTTGAGCAGGCAGCAAAAATCCTGTGTACGATTTAAAAAAAATACCGATTCAGGTTGCGGGATAATAAATCATAATTATCTTTATAGGGTAGCACCACTAACCTTTGAAACGATGAAGGAGGTTTAACATGGCTAAGATGATGCAATTCATGACTGTCCATAAAAATCCGGGTATTGATTTCAAATTGGTGCAGTCTAATTGGCAGAAAATGGCAAATATGGACGACGCAACCTGGGTGCGGACGTATTTTAATAAAAATCAAGGGATTCGATATTGTATCTGGCTTGCACATGACAAAGAGGCATTGATCAAAATTTTCAATGGGGTTAATGTGAACTATGAGTCTATCCTTCAGGTTGAAGAAACTGTTCCAGATCTTTGGGGAAAAGAATGGGAAAGCAATCTGTTGGACCAGGAGTTATTGTGAAACCAGCGTTTTTCAATTAAAACACCTTGAAAACGACCTAGGGTTCCTGTCCATATTTTGGACGATTCTATTCCGATCATTGACCTAATAGATTTATGCACATGAATTGATACTTGTTTTATCACGATTAATCGTTAGATGGTATCAATTCATGCGATAGGAACTATAACTGAAGCATTACCCGGCGCCCGTTTGATGTTCAGGCAATTGACCACTAGGGCGTATATGATAGGCCGAAACTTACATAATAGACATCTCCAGACCCGTCATACAGGTAGGGTTCGGAATCATCGTATCTCATATAACTGATTCCGGCCCCCAGGGTAAAGTTGTCATCCAGGCGATAGGCTGCCTGGAAAGATACCTCTTTCTGGGTAATATCCAGATCTGAATAGGTATGGACGGTGCTCAGGTCATAACTGTAACTCACCATATCCGTCAATTGATTACACAGGGCGGAATAATCGGAAAGGGCATCCATGCCGCCATCTGAGGTCGTATAGGAACCGCTCAGGGTCAGGTTTAATTCTTCCAGTGGGCGGTAATTGATGACGCCCATTACCGTGTGTGTTTTTGATTCATATTCCGAAACTTCGCAGTACGAGCAAACCTGGCTCGATGTGATACCGCCCGCTCACCCGTCAAAAACAGGGATATTCGCCAGGGTTTCGGTTTTTGTGCGGTCAAAGATATAGGATACATTAAAATCGATCTTTGGCAGCGGAACGTAGGTGATACTGATGGATGGGATATGGGATTGTGACTGCCAGTCCGATACATCGGTTTCATCATTTTCTTTGTCTATAAAGCGGTAATTCGCGGTAACGGAAAAATTTCGGAAGGCCGACCAGGTCATATCACCTGATATTTCCTGTGCCAGTGTCGGTTGATTACTCAAATCTCCAATCCGTTCATTCTGCCTTTCCCAGTATTGGGTGCCGTTGAAAGCACCACCGCTATCGGTAATGAAATCGGATTCGCAGGCGCCGTTTACAAGGTTAAAGGGGTTGTCCGTGTCTGCCCGTTGATACCCCAGCCGCAATTTGACACCCCGACACGGCCGGGTTGTCATGCTCAATTTGTAGGTGTCTGTGGTGCTTTCGGTGTCTCCGTCTTCTGTCACTGCATAATATTTGCGATCCACTGTTTCCCGTTCATAGCCAAAAATAAGGGATGTTTTTTTAAGGACCTGATACCGTGCATCAAATCCAAGGGTTGTGACTTTCCGGGATAATGCGGATTCCCGGATGTAATCTGGATCAAAGCTGTTGTAATCCAGGGTGGGGTTATGGAGATACCAGGTATAACCGCTGTTGAGACCTTCTGTGGAAACAGGCTCTGTGACATCCACGAACACATCATCGTTGTCGATATCCTGGTATTTAAAATGACCGGAAAGGCGCCATCCGGGGAAGAACTGGTTAGTCACTTTGATGGTTGCCGTGGTGGTATCCGTTTCCAGATCTGCATCTTTGTTTTCCGTGTTGGAAAATACATAGGAAGCGAAAAAATTCGTGTTCGCCGGAAGTAAAGCATTGAGCTTGGCCGTGTGCATGTTTTTTTTCATACTGGGAACCAGATCATAAACCAGGGTGTCGTCTCCGTACTGGATGCGGTCATCGAAAATGTCACCGCTGCCTCCCGGATGTGTTGGATCATCATAGGTATTTGTGGGAGGAGCACCGTGTTCTGTGAATTCCCGGTGGAAATAATCGTATGCCAGGGTAAAGATGCTGA
Coding sequences:
- a CDS encoding methionine aminotransferase; protein product: MEIKSKLPNVSVTIFTQMSQLAMEHNAVNLSQGFPDFDVNPELTALVKAYMDKGFNQYAPMQGIPGLRQSIQKKVFNLYGAVYDPDSEITVTSGGTEALFAAITAVVNPGDEVIVMEPAYDSYVPAILLNKGIPVFVKMKFPDYRIDWDEVKDVVTDKTRLIILNSPHNPTGAVLSPQDMKALANIVADTPIMILSDEVYEHIVFDGVEHQSMSRYPELKERSFVVSSFGKTYHNTGWKIGYCLAPRPLSKQFQRIHQYLTFSTMTPVQYALADIMDKPNLYLDLADFYQKKRDYFLDLLTGSRFRAMACCGTYFQMMDYSEISDENDIDFSRRMTVEHGVAAIPPSFFYHGNDDHRVLRFCFAKKDETLEQAAKILCTI
- a CDS encoding DUF4242 domain-containing protein, whose translation is MAKMMQFMTVHKNPGIDFKLVQSNWQKMANMDDATWVRTYFNKNQGIRYCIWLAHDKEALIKIFNGVNVNYESILQVEETVPDLWGKEWESNLLDQELL
- a CDS encoding GSU2204 family CXXCH-containing (seleno)protein, which translates into the protein MICKKMFSRFVILTFMCGLSFYSWAEDSEDAVYDFKIDVGYHYANDDESISKVGEYNILDHTSSGPDMDISGKVLKNDLFVDFSSRYYHDSDFNGRIKGDYKRIIEEDFSYSSFEHFLDHDNMSNLCGKTGAVVVNHEDFNAGKDYIIRRSEEKSDTTINLPFSPGTDIHFSYRRQRREGLRQAMTMSHCGTCHVTSNSREINEETEDYKAGFSKKFSIFTLAYDYFHREFTEHGAPPTNTYDDPTHPGGSGDIFDDRIQYGDDTLVYDLVPSMKKNMHTAKLNALLPANTNFFASYVFSNTENKDADLETDTTTATIKVTNQFFPGWRLSGHFKYQDIDNDDVFVDVTEPVSTEGLNSGYTWYLHNPTLDYNSFDPDYIRESALSRKVTTLGFDARYQVLKKTSLIFGYERETVDRKYYAVTEDGDTESTTDTYKLSMTTRPCRGVKLRLGYQRADTDNPFNLVNGACESDFITDSGGAFNGTQYWERQNERIGDLSNQPTLAQEISGDMTWSAFRNFSVTANYRFIDKENDETDVSDWQSQSHIPSISITYVPLPKIDFNVSYIFDRTKTETLANIPVFDGUAGGITSSQVCSYCEVSEYESKTHTVMGVINYRPLEELNLTLSGSYTTSDGGMDALSDYSALCNQLTDMVSYSYDLSTVHTYSDLDITQKEVSFQAAYRLDDNFTLGAGISYMRYDDSEPYLYDGSGDVYYVSFGLSYTP